A stretch of Spirosoma oryzicola DNA encodes these proteins:
- a CDS encoding M1 family metallopeptidase has translation MKKIVLGACLWALSILSFAQNAPSSTTGSKYDPLALFHPLFNMQPGNDYRTGSGAPGPRYWQNRSDYQINVALDDQQNTITGEVTITYKNNSPESLAYLWLQLDQNAFSDTSRASKTTPVTGGRFGNLGFAGGLSITSVTVDHGKSKFANAPYEVTDTRMQIRLAEPVKPNGDVIKVKIAYSFKIPEYGSDRMGQLKRKDGVIYELAQWYPRMCVYDDIEGWNVLPYLGAGEFYLDYGDFEYNVTVPWDHIVVGSGELLNPNDVLTTEQIKRLAQARQSDKTVIIRSKDEVNNPDSRPKRTGTLTWKFRCQNTRDVAWASSKAFVWDAAKMNLPSGKPSLAQSVYPVESATNDAWNRSTEYVKGCIEFYSKYLYEFSYPVATNVAGIVGGMEYPGIVFCDHKSRKDGLWGVTDHEFGHNWFPMIVGNNERKFPWMDEGFNTFINTLSTANFNKGEYDRERGTMHDLAPALFYPTEPVMTIPDVQQPRDLGILAYYKPGMGLKMLRESVLGPERFDFAFKNYVNRWAFKHPTPYDFFRSMEDGAGEDLGWFWRGFFYETWKLDQAVKEVKYVDGSAEKGSLISIENLEKFAMPVTIEVTESNGKKGRVNLPIEVWQRGGSWTFKYNSTSPLKTVVVDPDEKLPDINEKNNTWRADAQ, from the coding sequence ATGAAAAAAATTGTTCTCGGAGCGTGTCTATGGGCGTTAAGTATCCTCTCGTTCGCCCAAAACGCACCGTCATCAACGACGGGATCGAAATATGATCCGCTTGCCTTGTTTCATCCTCTTTTTAACATGCAGCCGGGTAACGACTACCGAACGGGTAGTGGTGCTCCTGGACCGCGCTACTGGCAAAACCGCTCGGACTACCAGATTAACGTTGCCCTTGACGATCAGCAAAACACGATCACGGGTGAGGTAACGATTACGTACAAAAATAATTCGCCCGAATCGTTGGCTTACTTATGGCTTCAGTTGGACCAAAATGCGTTCAGCGATACCTCGCGGGCTTCGAAAACGACACCCGTAACCGGTGGACGGTTCGGTAACCTGGGTTTTGCGGGTGGGCTATCGATCACGAGTGTAACGGTTGATCATGGCAAGAGCAAATTTGCGAACGCCCCTTACGAAGTTACGGATACCCGGATGCAGATACGTCTGGCAGAGCCTGTAAAACCGAATGGGGATGTGATAAAAGTGAAAATAGCCTATTCGTTTAAAATTCCTGAGTACGGCTCCGACCGCATGGGGCAGTTGAAGCGTAAGGATGGGGTCATTTACGAACTGGCTCAATGGTATCCACGGATGTGTGTCTACGACGACATCGAAGGGTGGAACGTATTGCCTTATCTGGGCGCGGGCGAGTTTTACCTCGATTACGGCGACTTCGAGTATAATGTTACCGTACCCTGGGATCATATCGTTGTCGGATCGGGCGAACTGCTGAATCCAAACGACGTTCTGACCACTGAACAGATCAAACGGCTGGCACAGGCCCGCCAAAGTGACAAAACGGTTATCATTCGCAGCAAGGACGAAGTAAACAATCCGGATTCCCGTCCGAAGAGAACGGGTACGCTGACCTGGAAATTCCGTTGCCAAAACACCCGCGATGTCGCCTGGGCTTCGTCAAAGGCGTTTGTGTGGGATGCTGCTAAAATGAATCTGCCAAGCGGTAAACCGTCTTTGGCTCAGTCCGTTTATCCGGTTGAAAGCGCGACCAATGATGCCTGGAACCGATCAACGGAGTACGTAAAGGGATGTATTGAATTTTACTCAAAATACCTGTACGAGTTTTCGTACCCCGTGGCTACCAACGTAGCGGGTATTGTAGGCGGTATGGAATACCCCGGTATTGTGTTCTGCGATCATAAAAGCCGTAAAGATGGATTGTGGGGGGTGACGGACCACGAATTTGGCCACAACTGGTTCCCTATGATCGTTGGCAACAACGAGCGTAAGTTTCCGTGGATGGATGAAGGATTTAACACCTTTATCAACACGCTTTCTACGGCTAACTTCAACAAGGGGGAATATGATCGCGAGCGCGGTACCATGCACGACCTTGCGCCCGCGTTGTTCTACCCAACCGAGCCGGTCATGACGATTCCTGATGTGCAACAGCCACGCGACTTAGGCATCCTGGCTTATTACAAACCGGGCATGGGATTGAAAATGCTGCGTGAATCGGTGTTAGGTCCTGAGCGCTTCGATTTTGCCTTTAAAAATTACGTGAATCGCTGGGCGTTTAAACACCCGACACCATACGATTTCTTCCGAAGCATGGAAGATGGTGCCGGCGAGGATTTAGGCTGGTTCTGGCGCGGCTTCTTCTACGAAACCTGGAAACTCGATCAGGCCGTTAAAGAAGTAAAATATGTAGATGGCTCCGCTGAGAAAGGATCACTGATTTCCATCGAAAACCTCGAAAAATTTGCCATGCCGGTGACTATCGAAGTTACTGAAAGCAATGGTAAAAAAGGACGGGTGAATTTGCCTATAGAAGTTTGGCAGCGGGGCGGCTCCTGGACGTTTAAGTACAATTCGACTTCACCGTTGAAGACGGTTGTTGTGGACCCGGACGAAAAACTGCCGGATATCAACGAAAAAAACAATACCTGGCGGGCCGATGCTCAATAA
- a CDS encoding cytochrome c oxidase subunit 3 produces the protein MSNFITKRREPFRFMVWLGIASSVMLFTILLAAYVIRRTGPGWASVKLPNVFLISTVVIVLSSLTLNNANQAFRHERFGSYRSNMATTLVLGTLFILLQGWGWRQMIQAGIKLEGNPAGGFVYIISGVHLLHILIGLIFIIIALVEALRRRPYVDSFVYSVNPPNQLKIRLITLYWHFVDVLWIALFIFLLVHHGLDLRLPF, from the coding sequence ATGAGTAACTTCATCACGAAACGGCGGGAGCCGTTCCGCTTCATGGTCTGGCTTGGAATCGCTAGCAGCGTCATGCTGTTTACCATTCTGCTGGCCGCCTATGTGATCCGCCGAACGGGGCCGGGCTGGGCCAGCGTTAAGCTACCGAATGTCTTTTTAATCAGTACCGTAGTCATCGTTCTAAGCAGCCTCACGCTGAACAACGCCAATCAGGCTTTCCGGCATGAACGGTTTGGAAGTTACCGCAGCAACATGGCGACAACGCTGGTGCTAGGAACCCTTTTTATTCTTTTACAGGGTTGGGGTTGGCGGCAAATGATTCAGGCTGGTATCAAACTAGAAGGTAATCCGGCGGGTGGGTTCGTCTATATTATCTCCGGAGTCCACTTACTTCACATTTTGATCGGATTAATTTTTATCATCATTGCTTTGGTCGAAGCTCTTCGCCGTCGTCCCTACGTCGATTCGTTTGTTTATAGTGTTAATCCGCCCAATCAACTTAAAATTCGCCTGATAACGCTCTACTGGCATTTTGTTGATGTTTTGTGGATCGCTCTATTTATCTTCCTGCTGGTTCATCACGGCCTTGATTTACGCTTGCCCTTTTAA
- the ispE gene encoding 4-(cytidine 5'-diphospho)-2-C-methyl-D-erythritol kinase: protein MISFPNAKINLGLFITEKRADGFHNLQSCFYPIGWSDALELIPAEPFAFSSSGLPIPGEAATNLCVRAYELLKKDFALPSIQMHLHKIVPIGAGLGGGSADAAFALKLINEQFALGLSVAQLQDYARRLGSDCAFFIQNKPVYCVEKGDIFEEIGVDLSGYSILLIYPNLAISTAEAYANIRPTKPQRPLRDYLQQPIKTWRQTVRNDFEDSLFPNYPVLPKIKQQLYELGAVYASMSGSGSTVYGIFDAPPVISNQFEDYNVWQGKL from the coding sequence ATGATTTCTTTTCCAAACGCAAAAATTAACCTCGGCTTGTTTATCACAGAAAAACGAGCCGACGGCTTTCATAATCTGCAATCCTGCTTTTATCCGATTGGATGGAGTGACGCACTTGAACTGATTCCTGCCGAACCGTTTGCGTTTAGTAGTAGTGGATTACCTATTCCGGGAGAGGCCGCAACCAACCTTTGCGTACGGGCGTATGAGTTACTAAAGAAGGACTTTGCGCTACCTTCGATTCAGATGCATCTGCACAAAATAGTGCCTATCGGTGCCGGGCTAGGGGGCGGCTCTGCTGATGCGGCTTTCGCGTTGAAGCTCATCAACGAACAGTTTGCGCTTGGCTTAAGCGTTGCGCAGTTGCAGGACTACGCCCGTCGCCTAGGTAGCGACTGTGCTTTTTTTATCCAGAACAAGCCGGTCTACTGCGTTGAGAAAGGAGACATCTTTGAAGAAATCGGGGTTGATTTAAGTGGCTATTCCATCCTGCTGATTTATCCAAACCTGGCGATCTCGACTGCCGAGGCTTACGCAAATATTCGACCAACAAAACCTCAGCGACCGCTACGGGACTACCTGCAACAACCGATTAAAACCTGGCGACAAACTGTCCGTAACGATTTCGAAGACAGCCTATTTCCTAACTATCCTGTTTTACCCAAAATTAAGCAGCAGCTGTACGAATTAGGGGCGGTCTACGCTAGTATGAGTGGTTCAGGCTCAACGGTGTACGGGATTTTTGATGCGCCACCGGTTATCTCAAACCAATTTGAGGATTACAACGTTTGGCAAGGAAAGCTTTAA
- a CDS encoding 3-oxoacyl-ACP synthase III family protein, translating into MYIHAVSHYLPTEIVGNEHFTRLNGLSSDWIIERTGIRERRKASPGENTNTMTVEVVRRLMPKADLSTVDLIVGATYTPYDTIVSLAHEAQHFLGIADIPVVSISTACSSLLNAIEVVEGYFALNKASRALVIVSEHNTAYNNDKDTVSGHLWGDGAAALLITKERQQESDFSIKALLTGGAAHTPKATTGVMLKPVDGGVSMPFGRDVFINACQYMPKASLQVLERCGLTLADVDYVLPHQANLRISRNVMNTLGLPEEKLISNIQMYGNTGCAGCAIALSEQWDTFQKGQHIVITVFGGGYSYGAMLIEA; encoded by the coding sequence ATGTATATTCATGCAGTAAGTCATTATCTCCCTACAGAGATAGTCGGCAATGAACACTTTACGAGGCTAAACGGCCTATCCAGTGATTGGATAATTGAGCGTACCGGCATCCGGGAGCGACGCAAAGCCTCTCCCGGCGAGAATACAAATACGATGACCGTTGAGGTGGTTCGTCGGCTTATGCCCAAGGCAGACCTATCAACGGTTGACCTGATTGTTGGCGCAACGTATACGCCCTACGACACAATTGTCTCACTTGCCCACGAGGCTCAGCATTTTCTTGGTATCGCTGACATACCCGTGGTTTCCATTTCAACGGCCTGCTCTTCGTTGCTGAATGCCATCGAGGTTGTAGAAGGTTACTTTGCGCTTAACAAAGCCAGCCGTGCACTTGTCATCGTTTCGGAGCACAATACGGCGTATAATAACGACAAAGACACCGTTTCGGGTCATTTGTGGGGCGACGGTGCTGCTGCGCTCCTGATCACAAAAGAGCGTCAGCAGGAAAGCGATTTTTCCATCAAAGCACTGCTGACGGGTGGGGCGGCCCATACGCCAAAAGCAACCACGGGTGTTATGCTGAAACCTGTCGACGGTGGCGTCAGTATGCCCTTCGGTCGTGATGTGTTTATTAACGCTTGCCAGTACATGCCCAAAGCATCGCTACAGGTGCTCGAACGGTGTGGCCTAACACTCGCCGATGTAGACTACGTGCTTCCACACCAGGCTAATCTGCGTATCTCGCGCAATGTGATGAATACGCTTGGCCTGCCCGAGGAGAAATTGATTTCAAATATTCAGATGTACGGCAATACCGGCTGTGCAGGCTGCGCTATAGCGCTTTCCGAGCAGTGGGATACCTTCCAGAAAGGTCAGCACATCGTCATAACCGTCTTCGGGGGTGGCTACTCGTATGGTGCCATGTTAATCGAAGCATAA
- a CDS encoding glycosyltransferase yields MNKVRILHVSTAHPCQDPRLAYRVIPSLAPHYDLTAALPHVSTGYRNGVDYRWLPKFRRLLFRVLVSQPFVLWYAFRLRPQLLHIYDPELLPLARLIQLALSIPVLYEVHENLYKKKHEKATNQGAVFMWLFFLFDAMAQRRFHLIFTEHRYLDTYTNLAKPYTIIYNYPRLSFLDVFRSPYTPNQQEPIFFYIGWISFERAIDTLVAGLVLLKKRHPLFQVHLFGERTCTDEQLKELPGFASVQNNLHFHGYADQKKALSYTSQCTAGLALLKAVGDYPDSYTTKMFEYMALGLPVITSNFPLYRHVVERHQCGLCVDPTDPVQLADALTFLIENPGQSYDMSQRGRRAVETEYNWKSEAYKLLRFYELVFREGQQTRIQV; encoded by the coding sequence ATGAACAAAGTCCGTATTCTGCACGTTAGCACAGCCCACCCATGCCAAGACCCGCGATTAGCCTACCGGGTAATTCCGAGTCTGGCACCGCACTACGACCTAACGGCAGCCTTACCTCATGTGTCAACAGGCTACAGAAACGGAGTCGATTACCGCTGGCTTCCCAAATTTAGGCGTCTGTTGTTCCGCGTTCTGGTCAGCCAACCCTTCGTGCTTTGGTATGCCTTTCGACTGCGTCCTCAACTGCTTCACATATACGATCCTGAACTTCTCCCGTTAGCCCGTCTTATTCAGTTGGCGCTAAGTATCCCGGTCTTGTACGAAGTTCACGAGAATCTGTACAAAAAGAAGCACGAGAAAGCGACCAATCAGGGGGCTGTTTTCATGTGGCTGTTCTTTTTGTTCGACGCGATGGCACAACGCCGGTTTCACCTCATTTTTACGGAACACCGCTACCTTGACACCTATACAAACCTGGCGAAACCATACACCATCATTTATAATTATCCGCGGTTGTCTTTTCTGGATGTTTTTCGTAGTCCCTACACACCCAATCAGCAAGAGCCAATCTTTTTTTACATCGGCTGGATAAGTTTTGAGCGCGCTATCGACACGTTAGTTGCAGGCCTGGTTCTTTTGAAAAAACGCCACCCTCTTTTCCAGGTTCATTTATTCGGGGAACGGACTTGTACAGATGAGCAGCTCAAGGAGCTACCCGGTTTTGCGTCTGTTCAAAATAATCTGCATTTTCACGGCTATGCAGATCAAAAGAAAGCGCTCTCGTATACATCCCAATGTACAGCTGGCCTGGCTTTGCTCAAAGCCGTTGGTGACTACCCAGACTCCTACACAACCAAGATGTTTGAATACATGGCCTTAGGTTTACCGGTCATAACCTCAAATTTTCCTCTTTACCGCCACGTTGTAGAGCGTCACCAATGTGGCTTGTGTGTTGATCCTACCGATCCGGTACAACTGGCTGATGCGTTGACCTTTCTTATCGAGAACCCAGGGCAAAGCTACGACATGAGCCAGAGGGGACGCCGGGCGGTAGAAACAGAATATAACTGGAAAAGCGAAGCCTATAAGCTGTTACGCTTTTATGAACTTGTTTTTCGAGAAGGCCAGCAAACAAGGATTCAGGTATAA
- a CDS encoding OmpA family protein: MRIGWIKHFLSVWLWISCSITAWSQTDSLLRQAERLLSYKAYGRAIDAYAQLLANDQLTTTQKALAQGKLAYAYQQVGDGTKAERFYRDALSNGADEDPQQVLQFAKALAANGKFQESQKQYERYLQLKEKMPARRSVAIPENAASPGGSKKETIRYRLEYLDLNTAGEEFSPSFYQDGLVYVSGKKGGATIETTGKGGGAGYLDLFYAPNRNSLKVASIINADGSVSKAVNQRTKTERQVGSDQYTRATANDSRTVPNFSGSINITEGLGYDARSSGAPKRFSKTLNTKYHEGPATFSRDGSRIIFTRNNYNEGRSAKSSEGVNKLKLYSARQENGMWVDVEELPFNSDEYSVGHPTLSRDEQLLYFASDMPGGFGGTDLYVSRFQNGKWGRPVNLGQTVNTKGNELFPFVDDAGNLYFSSDGRGGLGALDIFFAALSNATTVQSVEHLNAPINSAEDDFGLITDASRRGGYFSSNRREGSDDIYRFVRESSLYGCRDLTIRLYDMDTDAALDSVSVLVKTKGEGRPDQTLTTDRNGLVQLCLEGNNDFMFQASRDGYINSTIGFTTRLLTDDQPTRLEMSMMKPTVIMDTIAEAPVRPTSLSRSRIRGVIMSERDRRPIAGVTVRLRKECDRSLREYVTGPDGRYSFELDPGCDYTLIASKPKFGTNTSRIKRLAKKEKPKELSADLRMLGVGDIVAIDNIYYDLDQFSLRPNAARELDRLVATMQKYPSLVIEIRSHTDSRGDAGHNKALSTERAKAVTNYLSSKGISRKRMVAIGMGESELVNNCTDGVICTDAEHQRNRRTEFKVIAIK, encoded by the coding sequence ATGAGGATAGGTTGGATAAAGCATTTTTTAAGCGTATGGCTGTGGATAAGCTGTTCTATAACGGCTTGGTCACAGACAGACTCGCTGTTGCGGCAGGCCGAACGTCTGCTTAGTTACAAAGCGTATGGGCGTGCTATTGACGCCTACGCGCAGTTATTGGCGAACGATCAGCTGACAACAACCCAGAAAGCACTGGCTCAGGGAAAATTAGCTTACGCATACCAGCAGGTAGGTGATGGCACAAAGGCCGAACGTTTTTATCGGGATGCCCTGAGCAACGGTGCGGATGAAGATCCTCAGCAAGTGTTGCAGTTTGCTAAGGCGTTAGCGGCCAACGGCAAGTTTCAGGAATCGCAGAAACAATACGAACGGTACCTGCAATTGAAAGAGAAAATGCCCGCTCGTCGGTCTGTCGCGATACCAGAAAATGCGGCTTCACCCGGTGGCAGTAAAAAAGAAACAATACGCTACCGGCTGGAATATTTAGACTTGAATACAGCGGGTGAGGAGTTTAGTCCATCGTTTTATCAAGATGGGTTGGTGTATGTATCGGGGAAAAAAGGCGGAGCAACGATCGAGACAACTGGGAAGGGTGGGGGAGCCGGTTACCTTGACTTGTTTTATGCGCCCAACCGCAATAGCCTGAAAGTTGCCAGCATTATCAATGCGGATGGAAGCGTCAGTAAGGCTGTTAACCAGCGGACCAAAACGGAGCGTCAGGTCGGTAGCGATCAATATACTCGTGCAACGGCTAACGATTCACGCACGGTACCAAATTTCAGCGGAAGTATCAACATTACGGAAGGACTTGGCTATGACGCTCGCTCCTCAGGTGCTCCAAAGCGATTCAGCAAAACGTTGAATACTAAGTACCACGAGGGACCTGCCACTTTTTCGCGGGATGGTTCGCGGATTATCTTCACGCGGAATAACTACAACGAAGGGCGTTCTGCAAAAAGCAGTGAAGGCGTCAATAAACTAAAACTGTATTCGGCTCGCCAGGAGAACGGTATGTGGGTTGATGTGGAAGAACTGCCCTTCAACAGCGATGAATATTCCGTCGGCCATCCAACCTTGAGCCGTGACGAACAACTGCTGTATTTCGCGTCGGATATGCCGGGCGGTTTTGGCGGAACGGATCTCTACGTAAGCCGCTTCCAAAACGGAAAATGGGGACGACCGGTCAACCTTGGTCAGACAGTCAATACGAAAGGCAATGAATTGTTTCCCTTTGTTGATGACGCTGGAAATCTTTACTTCTCATCCGATGGTCGGGGTGGACTGGGCGCACTGGACATTTTCTTTGCTGCGTTGTCCAACGCGACAACCGTACAATCCGTTGAACACCTGAACGCGCCAATCAACTCGGCCGAAGACGATTTTGGGTTGATCACCGATGCTAGCCGACGGGGTGGCTATTTTAGTAGCAATCGACGTGAAGGCAGTGACGACATCTACCGATTTGTTCGTGAGAGTTCGTTGTACGGATGCCGTGATCTGACCATTCGGCTCTATGATATGGATACGGATGCCGCGTTGGATAGCGTCAGCGTGCTGGTCAAAACCAAAGGCGAAGGCCGTCCTGATCAAACGCTTACCACCGACCGCAACGGACTAGTGCAACTCTGTCTGGAAGGCAACAACGACTTTATGTTTCAGGCCAGCCGGGATGGATACATCAACAGCACCATTGGATTTACAACACGCTTACTGACGGATGACCAGCCAACCCGGCTTGAAATGTCGATGATGAAGCCCACGGTCATTATGGATACCATTGCGGAGGCTCCGGTAAGGCCAACCTCCTTGTCACGTTCCCGGATTCGGGGTGTGATCATGAGCGAACGGGATCGTCGGCCGATTGCTGGCGTTACGGTGCGACTCCGAAAAGAGTGCGACCGGTCACTGCGTGAATACGTAACAGGACCAGATGGGCGCTACAGCTTCGAACTTGATCCGGGTTGTGATTACACGCTTATTGCTTCTAAGCCCAAGTTTGGAACCAACACGAGCCGTATCAAGCGACTGGCCAAAAAAGAAAAGCCAAAAGAGCTATCGGCGGACTTACGTATGCTGGGTGTCGGCGATATTGTCGCTATTGACAACATTTATTACGATCTGGATCAGTTTAGCCTCCGTCCGAACGCTGCGCGTGAATTGGATCGGCTGGTTGCTACCATGCAAAAATATCCCTCGCTGGTCATCGAAATTCGTTCGCATACCGACAGTCGTGGCGACGCGGGCCACAACAAGGCCTTATCAACGGAGCGGGCAAAAGCAGTCACCAACTACCTCAGCTCAAAAGGAATCAGTCGCAAACGGATGGTGGCAATCGGCATGGGCGAGTCGGAGCTAGTGAATAACTGTACCGATGGGGTCATCTGCACCGATGCCGAACACCAGCGCAACCGCCGAACGGAATTCAAAGTAATTGCGATCAAATAA